ACTAGACAAATATAGTGATCAATGGTTGGCTGTATTCCATGCGTTTCAGTCATGGAGTTGAAGTACTCAACTCCTCTATTAATCAGACCACCGTGACTGCAAGTATAAAGTACTAATAACATTGTAATATGATCGGGTTTGACTGCTGCCAAAATCATATCCTCAAAGATCGAAAGAGCAGAGGAAAAATGGCCATTCGAAGCTAGCCCAGAGATCAAAACATTCCAAGACACCACATTTGGATCTAATATCTCAGAAAAAGATCTTTGACTATCATTTATGCTTCCACACTTTCCATACAAATCAACAAGGGCATTTGAGACGGATATCCAACTTCCTAATCCTGATTTCACAGAATGACAGTGAAGTTGTTTCCCAGTTTCCGTTGCAGCTAAGCTTGCTGATGCAGACAAAAAAGTAGCCATACTGTGTCCATCCATCTTAAGTTGATCCTTGTAAATATTGGAGATGATGCTTAAAGTCGTTTGATGATCACCCATCTGATTCAATCCAGCAGCCAAGTTTGTATACGTTACGACATCTCTACAGGGCATTCCTTGTAGTACATTCCAAGCATCACCAACTGATCCGAACCTAGCATAAACCTCAACTAGAGCATTACCAACTGTTACATTATTACGCAGTTCTGATTTAATCACATATCCATGAAGATTTCTTACTTCATTTGAAGCACAGCTCTTGAGAATTTCTGCAACTGTGATAGGATTTGGTTGCAAGCCAAAAACTTGCATATCCATAAATGCTTGAAATGCTTCACCTTTAAGGCCACGTTGAGTAAAACCGGTAATCAAAGAGGTCCAAGAAACAACATTTGGTGAAATTATCTCTTCAAACGCTCCCAAAGCGTCTCTTACCACTGCAGAGCTCTTCATGTACATGTCAACAAGTGCATTTCCAACAGAAACACTCGTCTCTAACCCATCCTTGATAACAAGAGAATGAATTTGTTTTCCTAGCTCCCACTCACGGATAGATGCAGCTGTATTTAAAATTCCAGCATAAGTGAAAGAATTTGGCAAAATCCTCTTTAGTTGCATCTCACGAAATGAAGAAATTACTTCACCAAAATTCGAAACTCGAGCGTACCCGGTAATCAAAGCTGTCCATAACCAGACATCAGATTCTGGAGTCTGGTTTGATACCTTTACTGCCTCTTCCATTCTTTGACCTTTGGAATACATGTCAGCAAGAGCTGTTTTCATAATCAAGTTCAGCTCAATGCCCATTAAAACAATGTGGGCATGAACCAATTTCCCATACTTCATACCTAAAATGCTACAAGCCATCAAAAGTTTCACAAAAGTGAATTCATTTGGTGAAACTCCCCCTTCAATCATCCGCAAATACAACTTCAGAGACTGTATCCAATTCTGAGATTGAACTAAAGAAGAGATCATAGTAGTCCAAGAAACAGTGTCACCGTTGTTCTTTATATCAAATATTTTAAGAGATTCTTCAAAGTAACCACACTTTGAATAAAAATCGATTAAAGCACTTCGTAAAACAGGATTTGGCTCGAACCCACGTTTTATAATGTGAGTATGAGTACAAATTCCTAGCTCAAATTCCAACAAAGATGAACAGGATCGTAATATACTCGAGTAAGTGAACTCATTAGGAACTTCAGATAAATTAATCATGTTACGGAATAAATCCAGTGCCTCTGTATAACTACCATCTTTGACATAAGCAGATATAACACAAGTCCAAGAAACTACATCTCTATAAGACATTCCATCGAACAACTCACGTGCATATTCAACACCAAAACATTTTGAATACAAAGATAAGAGATTGTTATTTAGAATTAAATTATCTTGAAAACCCAACTTGATAATGGGGCTGTGGATACAAATGCCATCTTTAATAAACTTTGAGTTGCAATAAGAGACAAGACGTGTACAGAATACTTCTGAAATGGGGGCAATGTTATTGGGTTGTCTTGAAGTAATACAACGGAGATATTTTTTCTCAAGAAAATATGACAAGTTTGTTTCTCTGGGGGAGAAAGGAATGAAGATTAGTCTGGGGTTTCGAGTAATTGATAATAGTGAAGGGTTGAAGATGTTTCCAGTAATGCTTTTAGCAAGATTCATGAAATGTAATATTAGCTAATTAAATTTGAAAGTAATTTCCCTCTTTTCTTTCCCTGGTCTTTTACACGGCTGCTGATGGAGATACCGTTTTCTGTGAGAGGAAACTTCACTTTATTCAAACACTTGCAGTGGGATGAGCCCCGTATCAATTCTTTCTTGGTAAATCTATTACAGGGACGAAATGTAAACGACAATGGTATGTTTATCCAGGGTTGATcctggtttccttgttaaaaaaaaaaaaaaaagacaccaCCAAGGCTTAGTTTGAAAAAAAAGCGGAATTGTTGAAATTCTCTTGATATGGATACTAATAATGTGAACTGTAATATTCAAGTGCGAAGAATAATTAACTGTTATGTTTAAGAACAGCAAGTGGAGACGATGTAAATGAGACTTGTTATTTCTCTTTACTGTTTCGTACATACTCACAAACGTACACAAAATGTATCTTCACTGGCTATTTATTTCAATAATGAAAGGGATAAACATGACCATTCATTAAGGTTACTATTAACCCAATGTTGACACGTGTTGTAGCATGTGGCACTTCTAAGGATTTTGATGTGGGTCCCATTTTTAGCATGTGTATTTGTTGGTGGATCAGCCACCTAGCACAAATttgtataacactcccccttggatgatccACCGTTCCAAAAATGTTGCCTCATTGAAGCTTCGCTGTAAAATCTTTTGGAACTTTAGAGTGATGATGGTCGTCTTGAATTTTCTCCTCTTGCTAAagttgcgtcaggaaaaccatttaggacaaaacctgaacgtTGGGAGTTCACAACAGTATTTTCGATGCAGCTTGTTTGGCTTTGTGTAGAACTTATCAGGAAAAACCATGTGCGGTAAAAAAAAACTGACTTAAGAGTAGAGTGTGATAATTAGATCACTGATTCCGCCAAAAATTCTATGGATAACCTTCTCTTTACAAGATGCTCATTGTTCTAAGTTGTTATCTCATTAAATAACTCGTCAGGAAaatccagagggacaaaacctgaacttagGAAAACATGATTCCTCATAACAATGATAAACccgcagatgttgcctcgttaaaaccttgcctggaaaaacccagagggataaaaaccaggacgaaggaaaaagagtacaacatttcGAACTGCGGATAACAGTTGACTcgcatgcctcattaaaaccttgacaagtaaaacccagtgggacaaaaccttgactaaggaaaaagattACACGTCGTGATGCCCAACATTCCCAATATCCATAGTCTTCTACGGCTCTACTCCCCCTGATGAGTAACCACCTTAGTTGATCATTGTTCCATATCGCATAGAGATCACGAACCATCTTCTAATGTCTTCAGCAGCTTCAGCTTCCTCCAGTTGAGAAACTTGGTCCGATTTTATTCTGTGCAATTCCTTAATGATCATTTGGTTGTGCCAACCTTTTATTCTTCACTAGCTTTGTCTGAACAATCATAATCGATCGGAGGATGAACAAGTTTCCTCTACTACCATACTATTAGCTAGGAAAATGTTTAACTGCTTCAACGACCCACGAAGATGAAGAGGTTTTCTTCGGACCAATGTCTCGATATTGGTGCTGGATAGAACCAGACTTACATGTTTACTACAGACCCAATATCGGGTACCTATAACGTATCTCAGTTAATGTACCATTAGTTTACACATCTTTTGTGTAATACAAACCACAGAGTGATACATCTCCTTGGTTGAGATGTAAGCCGATCAATCTTAAAAATAAGAGATCGAATGATTAGCTTATCCATTTAAACATGTCCAAACCTTTATGTTTGACGAAATTAAAGGACTTCTAGCTACAATGCTCAATCAAATTGAGCCCTTGTTTTACCGAGATTTTCCATCTCGAACTCCTActttaagcatttttgtgctttgGAGAATTTTTTAGGAGTTCCAATCAAATAGATGTTGTATATTTCAAATATAATAAATGCACAGTTTTTGAGCATATAAAATGGTTCACATATCCCTGGGTAATATAAGCATTCACTTAGACGATTGATCACTTTCGTCCTTATTGAGTAAATGCTATGACATGGTAATTCTACTGAAAAAACTTCAGGAATTTACGTGCAGTTTTCTGTATCTAGTCTTTCATACAGATCCGCAGTAACCACATCAACTAGATGCAGATCGAATCCTTAAAGACTGCTAGACAAATACCATAAAGGTAGTTGCATCCATAATATGGAAtatgttacaaagaaatccatctcAAGTTCCTGTAAAAGACTTTGTGCCATTAGTTGACTTTACTTTCTCACTATGCACATACACCCACCTGTAGCCACTAGGGATTACATTATCGGATGTCGTAACTGCAGACACCCGTTTGTGGCCAAGAAGAGTAGCTCACATTATCGAGTGTTCAGGATGCAATACCAAATTTATGCATTTTTGCGAGAAACTGTTATTTTGCTTTGATCTCTCCTGGTATAACCAATCATACCTTTGATGACATTCCCATAGAGAGTGGTTTAAACCAATGACACCTACGGTAGTATCAGTGGATACTTTGACTATGTCATCAACAATCATTAGATTACGATCGCAAATTTCTCTATTTCATGCATGCCTTAtggaaatcctctcattttgaggTTTCACAGCCTTTGCAGAGACATTCTCTTATTAGTAGAACTATACTCAGAGAAATTAGATCTTCCACTGATAGTCTCTTTGAGAGcactatctttcaatgattgtgactagACCTTCCTTTTAAGAGGTGCAGAATAGTTTAAGTCAACTAGTTATCCACGCTCAAGGTGTGTTCTAAGTGACACACTTGCTACTACATTTACAGCTTCTCAAGGAAGCAATTTGATTTGCAATCTCTGAAGATGTCAAATCTTCGGAATGTCTTTCAGTGATGAAAACACCAAGATGAGATACAtcctggtttatctttgtgaaAACCGGGATACTTCACGTTGTTTTTTAGGCGATAGCCTTTCCTCCCCTAAACGTTGGGAAGACTTTCTCATCGGATTTGCAAATCTTGTATAACACGTCTCAAACAGAAAAACATGACAATGGTTACATGAGTAATAAGTTCAAAGTGCACAAGAACATAAAATGTGCTCACCATCAATGCCCAGAGCATTACTAGGATGATACAACATCAACGGATGACAAACAAGAGTTTCATTTAAAATTTATATGAGTATAGATACACAGTTACCACCCAGGTGATATGTCGAGTCATTTATGACTACCAGACCATTCTCCCATGAACCTGGTTAGTGCCCGTGGAAACTCGTTGTCAAGGTTATCGTTATACACCAAACGACCTTAATTCTCTCATTACGCTTTCTTATAAGAACCAAATTTGTAAGCAATGCTAAGACCAAAGTCTCAAAAGCGTACAAGGGAGAAAACAACACCATATGGACCGAGGTCCATATTTGCCAACCCATAAACTCTGTCGATAATTCCTTTGCAAAGGGGGATATCTATCCACAATAATTTAAGTATTTACTCTGAACAATATCGACAACCATTTCATAATCAGCTAATTAACGATCTTACATTATTCTTAAAGAGCATGAGGATATTTTAATCCATTTGTACCATATTTCAGTATGCGGATATTCATCTCCGATAGATATCAACGCAACTTTTATGGATGTGCTCCTCGTAAGGAGATATATCAACTCAAaactcaaagagaatatggacgtcATCTGATTAGATTGGCATACCTCATACAAGAGGTTTTCGTCTATGCTTCTAAGCATATTTCCAGAAGAAACAATCGCTGCGATTACATGGCAACCCTTGCAAGGACTTTAACATATTCTGAATCAAGCAAGCATACTCTTGCTAAATCTAGCAACAGAGTAATCTCTAACACCTCAGGCATTTCTCggtgtgagaatttagatgagacaTAATTGGATTTAATCAATGTCGTCGACGATTCACCGCCTGATCCTTAGGCGGGATGTCTCATCAACAGAACATTCAGTTCTGCATGACTCAACCTATCCATGGAGCAACTGGGTgcagaaaacaataataatatgCAACCCAGGAGAGGAACTGATCAGGTTTCCTCTCTCTTTTACTGTCCAGCTGGAATAATTTTAAGAATTTACATTGCCAtgtaaaattaacagtaaaatgTAAACGAATTCTGTGACCATAGACATTATCTCAATATCAGTACCAGTCCTGCCAAGACGACCGATAGAGATCAACAAAAATGAACGACATTTCAAATGCGCGTATCGTGTCTTTTATGTCACAACGATAGCAGAGCTCTTCCAGGCTCAAAGATATCTTATTCATCCAATCATTATGCTACCGTCTCGTATTTCTCCACTTCCGGTGGTACGGGGTTTACCAGATTCTCAAACCTGATAAATATTGTGGTtcccatattcaaatatgcctaccACAATTGTATTTTCCTTCTTTGCCAAAGATAAACTTATTTGCATAGGTACTGCtgcaaatttaattcaccaaattCGTGATTTTAGGTAATAGCTCAGGCGACGAGAAGACATGATATTAACTCTTAATATCATTTATAAAAATGCAACACTCATAATCGCTCGATGTTTGTATATCTACGAGGTGCAGTTAACATATGCAACACTCGTTGTTGTTAACACAACATATATACAAAGTGCAAATTAAGCACTAGCTCTTTAAAGCTTGTCGATGCATATAATTGGCGCATATAATGCACGTCGTAAAGCTAGCGGGAACACATAAGGGCGCAAAATATGCAGCTCTCCTTATTGCTCACCCCAACATTGTATACGGTGCATATATCTTCTCCAAAATTAAGCCGAACTAATTACCACGAAAATCAATGGtgaaaacaaggaagaaaacatTCCAAATGTGATATATACGGGTCTAACACAATACCGACAAATCTCCAACTTCGTCTATTATggtcgacgaaatattaatttatcaaagtaGAAATATGAACATGTTCTTTATATCTTAAAAGAGATCGTCTCGATACCGACTGCATGTCATTTCAAAAACCGCTGATAGAGACTGGCTAACCCTGTTAACCCGGTGTCCATTTTTTATCGCATTCCACTCCTTAGGTGGAACTACTTTGAATTCTGGAGATTATTATAACAAAGGAATATAAAATTTTGCTATCCCTCAGGATGCAACAATTCCTCGCTCTGATATTAAAACCGCTAACACCAAAAATCATTGGTGTACCAACAAAGGAACTTTTTATTCTCTACGCTATCCAAAAGGACGCGGAGAAACCTTCTGTTGGTTGGATAAAGCGGAAAATAGCAAAACGctacaaaactcaaatatttggctaaattcggAAAATCGAATAATGTCacaaatatgaatcgttgcaaaTACGTACCTATTTTGGATATCTCTTCCTTTACCATAATAATTATTTATGCTATCAATAGCACAAACAGGATATGTAAGATGTGTAACATCTCCTTTAACGAGTCCTGATTAAAACAGAAATCGAGTTAGACATAACAAAAGTTGTATGAAAGATGCAAGGGTTGAAGAGAATTATCCATTTCGTATCGTCCGCCCCACATCGATTATTGCAGagcaattcgtgctgataacgtgttgaaATTCTCTTGATATGGATACTAATAATGTGAACTATAATATTCAAGTGCGAAGAATAATTAATTATCATGTTTAAGAACAGCAAGTGAAGACGATGTAAATGAGATTTGTTATTTCTCTTTACTGTTTCGTACATACGCACAAACGTACACAAAATGTGATCTTCACTGGATATTTATTTCAATAATGAAAGGGATAAACATGACCATTCATTAAGGTTACTATTAACCCAATGTTGACACGTGTTGTAGCATGTGGTACTTTTAAAGGTTTTGATGTGGGTCCCACTTTTAGCATGTGTATCTATTGGTAGATCAGCCACCTAGCACAAATTTGTACAACAGGAATAAAGTTTATCAGGAGTTATAGTCAAGACAGGTCTTGGTCTCCCATACTAGTCAAATAGTCAAAGTCTAGTCCTggtcaattttatttttattaatattttctgAATAGTACTATGGTTGTAATATTAGGTATTAATACTATCTGAAATAAGACAATCTGTAAGTTTTCTGAATATCGTTTTTCAATACAATTTTATTCTTCACCTCTTTACTCTGAGATTTCTCATGGTATCAGATAGGTTCAGATCCTAAACCTAGAAAATTTTCATCAATTTTATAAATCCAGCTTAATATCTTTGCAAGTAACCTTTTTTGGCTGATTTCAAACAATAATTTTCTCAATATCTTTAATTCATCTCTGAtcttcatcaagaacatcaacgTTCTTGATCTTTAATTGTTTACTTTGTTGATCTTGATATGCAAGTTTATGTACGAAGAAATAAAAACGTTAACAACAATACATCTTCAACAATGTCTTCCGCTGCTGAACCTACAGATGCTGGTAATTCAACAAATTTCTCTCTTCCTTTCACGAATATTACAAATTTTGTTTCATTGAATTTAGATAATTCAAATTTCCTTCTTTGGCGTGATCAATTTGAGTCAATTTTAATCACAACTGATTAATATGGTCATGTCACTGATGAAACACAAGAACCTGAAGAAAAATTTATGATTGAGGGTGTTATTAGTTTAATTCCCAGATGGGTTTATTGGATAAGGATGGATAGGTTTGTTGTTAGTTGTTTAAAGGCTACTTTTACTGCAACCATATCTGGTGATGTCTTTGGTTTAACTACAGCAAGAGAAATTTGGCAATTTCTTGAATCTAGTAGATCTCAGTATCTTGCTCGGAAGAATATGCTAAGAGCACAATTATTTGGAATAAGGAAAGGAAATTTGAGTATCTTGGTATATTTGCAAAAGATTAAGACCATTGCAGATTCATTAGCTGTTATTAGTGAAAGAGTGAGTACTTCCGACTTGTTAATGCATGTGTTAAATGGATTGGGAAGGGAGTATGACAACTTTTTCATTTCAGCATAGAATAGGGAAACTCCATATACTTTTGGTGAGTTGAAGGCAGGGTTACTTAAACATGAACAGTGGTTATCTGACCAAGATCAAGATAGTGGTACTACTTTTGATAACCAACATCCTTCTGGGTTTTATGCAAGAAATTGGTATTCGGGAAATGGAAATGGCTATAACAATGGTAACAAGAAAAAGAATGGGTCAAATTTTGCAAATACTAAGGGTTATGGAAATAAAAATGTTTAGAATGGTATTGTTTCAACTAATAACtttgaaagtgggaatgggtctACATCAAATGGTGAACCAATAAAGTTTCATCTTGATTTGTCGCAAGTTTATTTTCATAATTACCGAAAGAAAGGGCATTATGCAAGCAAATGTCATTTTAGATATTATCCTCCACCAAATTATGGTTTTGTTAGTGTTACTGATCCTCAATCTTCAACAAATGGAAATTGTACTACTCAATCCTTTACTAGTTTACATGTGAATTCAGTCAATGATAATGATGATCCTTCTAGTTCAGCATTGTGGTTGTCAGACTCTGGTGCTTCAGCTCATATGACTGGTGATTCATCACTTCTGCAGAATACTTCTAGTTACAAAGGCAAGGAGAGTGTCAGAATTGGAGATGGTAAGTCTTTACCTATTTCTTTAACTGGTAATTCTAGTCTGCATACCCCTCATACTAGTTTTCAGTTACAAAATATTCTTCATGTACTAGCAATAAAGCATAACTTACTG
This portion of the Papaver somniferum cultivar HN1 chromosome 11, ASM357369v1, whole genome shotgun sequence genome encodes:
- the LOC113321435 gene encoding pentatricopeptide repeat-containing protein At5g52850, chloroplastic-like; translation: MNLAKSITGNIFNPSLLSITRNPRLIFIPFSPRETNLSYFLEKKYLRCITSRQPNNIAPISEVFCTRLVSYCNSKFIKDGICIHSPIIKLGFQDNLILNNNLLSLYSKCFGVEYARELFDGMSYRDVVSWTCVISAYVKDGSYTEALDLFRNMINLSEVPNEFTYSSILRSCSSLLEFELGICTHTHIIKRGFEPNPVLRSALIDFYSKCGYFEESLKIFDIKNNGDTVSWTTMISSLVQSQNWIQSLKLYLRMIEGGVSPNEFTFVKLLMACSILGMKYGKLVHAHIVLMGIELNLIMKTALADMYSKGQRMEEAVKVSNQTPESDVWLWTALITGYARVSNFGEVISSFREMQLKRILPNSFTYAGILNTAASIREWELGKQIHSLVIKDGLETSVSVGNALVDMYMKSSAVVRDALGAFEEIISPNVVSWTSLITGFTQRGLKGEAFQAFMDMQVFGLQPNPITVAEILKSCASNEVRNLHGYVIKSELRNNVTVGNALVEVYARFGSVGDAWNVLQGMPCRDVVTYTNLAAGLNQMGDHQTTLSIISNIYKDQLKMDGHSMATFLSASASLAATETGKQLHCHSVKSGLGSWISVSNALVDLYGKCGSINDSQRSFSEILDPNVVSWNVLISGLASNGHFSSALSIFEDMILAAVKPDHITMLLVLYTCSHGGLINRGVEYFNSMTETHGIQPTIDHYICLVDLLGRAGRLEEAMTVIENMKPAQDALIYKTLLGSCRIHGNVTLGKDMARRALELDPSDPAVYVLLANIYDDAGKTKLGDLTRQLMRDNGLRKNPGKSWVEI